Below is a genomic region from Eupeodes corollae chromosome 1, idEupCoro1.1, whole genome shotgun sequence.
TGCCTTGTTGCTCTACTATGGTGCCGACGGTGTTGTGCCTTGTTGATCTAATCTCTAACATTCTTCCCATCAATTGAAGGCTCGCCTTTTGCGCTTTCTATTCTATTTGAAGCGCTGCTGCAGTGTGTGGATATACTCGCGACTCCACCTTTTCCAGAACTGCTGCTGCATCTGGTTCACTATACCCCACAGTTTCAGCCGTCCTTGAGGCACTTCACTCACGTCGGCACTAAGAGGTAGCACCATCTGTTCTCCGATGAGAAAGTGTCCAGGTGTGAGTGCATGTGGATCGTCTGCATCATCCGAGAGCGCGTATAGAGGCCTAGAATTTAGGCATGCCTCTATGAGCACCAAAGTTGTAGCGAGTGTCTCGAACGTGAAGATTTGCTTGCCCATAAGACTCCGAAGGTGGTACTTTGTGGATTTCACCCCGGCTTCCCAGATGCCTCCCATGTGCGGTGCGCCTGGAATGATGAACTTCTATTCCGTGCCCAAAGAGTCGACTTGCTCAATTGGTAGCCTGTCTTTCCATTGCTCGCCATTTCTCTTCAGCTCAGCATATGCTTCGACGAAGTTCGTCGCGTTGTCGCTCCACAGCACTGAACATGCACCGCGACGACCAGTGAAACGTTGAAAGGCTGCCAAGAATGCGCTGCTCGTCAAATTGCTCACTGGTTCCAGATGTATGGCCTTGGTGACCATGCACACAAATACGGCAATGTAGCCCTTCTCGACGACCTTCGATCGCCCTGATCTGGCCTTGATTTGCACCGGTCCAGCGTAGTCTACTCCGCTATGCTTGAATGCTCTTGTTGGTTGGACTCGATCCCTAGGAAGGCTGCCCATTAGCTGCTCTGATGTTGCCTTGATCTGACGGAAACACGTTATGCACCGTGATATGTACGTTTTCACTGCACGCCTTGAGGTTGGAATCCAAAATTTGTGCCTGATGTAGTGCATGCACAACTGCACACCTCCATGTAGAGTCTTCAGGTGCGCTTCTCTGATCAGCAGCTTGCTTAGGGTGCTTCTGGCTGGCACTATGATGGGGTGCACAATTTCGTACGACAATACCGAGTTCTGAAGCCGTAACCCTACTCTCATCGTTCCTTTGTTGTCCAAGAATGGATTGAGTGAAATTATGCTGCTCGACACTTCCAATGAAGACTCCTGCGAGAGTTGTTGCATCTCTTTGTGGTACGCACGATGTTGCTCGGTTCTAGCCCAGTATGCTAAAGCTCCGTCACGCTCTTCCAATGACACTAATGGAACTGACGTCACCGGTAATGTCTTCTGGTGATTGTTACGCTTCTTACAATTCCGAACAAACCGCAATATGAAGGCAGTTATTCTCAGGATGCTCTGGAGTGTTGACTTGCTCTCAATAAGACTAGTATCGCCGACGCTCAGTACCGCTGGTTTTGTTATTCTGGCACTGGCAACGACTGGCGCCTTAAGCTCCTTCAAAGCTTCTTCTGGCTGTTGCCGAATTGACGCTGCATCTGCACCTGGCCAGTCGTCTTCGTTTCGGACAAGCCATGACGGCCCATGCCACCAGAGTTTATTGCGAACCAGCTGCTCTGCTGTGACACCTCTGGACGCTAAGTCGGCAGGGTTGTCATCGGACCGCACGTGCCTCCAGCGATGACCTCCACTCAGCTCTTGAATAGAACTCACTCTATTAGCCACAAAAGTCTTCAGCTCGCATGGCATTTTACTGATCCAACATAAAGCAATTGTGGAATCGAACCAGTAAATTTTCGTCAAATCTTGAAATGCACATGCACTGCTCACCTGCTCCATCAGTTTGCACAAAAGATCAGCTGCACATAGTTATAGCCTAGGAACAGAAATCGTCTTGATTGGAGCTACCCTGGTTTTCGACGCGATAATTACGCAAGTAGTCTTGCCAGCAAGTGAAGTTGCCCGCATGTACACTACTGCAGCGTAAGCTCTGGTGGATGCGTCTGCGAAACCGTGAAGCTCCAATTTATATTGCTCAGTGCTGCCTAGCCATCTCGGAATTTTTATTGCTTCCAAGTGCGGCAGCTGCTCGTTGTACTTCTGCCATGTCGGCAGAATGGACATGGGTATTTGCTCGTCCCATGCCGGATCGCAATAGGTCTTGTATGAGGATTTTTGCACTGATTATCACGGGCGCAAGGTAGCCATTCGGGTCGTACAACCTTGCGATTGCACTAACAACTGCTCTCTTGGTATTGGAAACGCGTTCATCTCTCGCTCTGACTTTGAATGAGATCTCATCTTTTGCGCAGTTCCACACAAGGCACAACATAGAAGCGTTGTTGTCTTCCGGAAAAGTTAGCTCTCTTTCACTCGAATAGGTGCTAGTTAGCTTCGATAGCACCCTTTGACTTGATGACATGAACTTGCTCAACTTGAATCCGCCTGCTCTCAATGAAGAAATTATTTGCCTGCACTTACTTGTTGCCTGCTCCTGTGTGTCTGCGCCGGTCAACATGTCGTCCATGTAGAAATTGCTCAAAATAGCCTTGTAGGCCAATGGATAGGACTCCTGATCATCGCTCGCACACTGATGCATTGCTCGCACTGCATTAAATCCACTGGACGCCATACCGTACGTAACTACTGTCAGGCGGTATTCCCTCATTGGCTTATTTGGGCTCTCCCTCCAGAAAATCCTCTGGAGATCCCATTGCTCTGGATTCACCTTCACTTGGCGGAACATTTTTTCGACGTCCGCTGAAACTGCAATCTTGAAGCACCGAAAACGTGTTATGATTGCCGATAGATCGTCCTGAAGTTTAGCACCAGAAAATTGCACATCATTTAATGACACTCCACTAACGCTCTTGCAAGATGCGTCGAAGACGACCCGAAACTTCTTAGTGACACAGTGGTGTGGAATGTGGTATGCTCGCTCTCTCGTACTTGGTCCAATCACTTGCTTCATGTGCCCGAGCTCTTCATATTCGCGCATGAAGTCGACGTATTTTTGTCTCAGCTCTGGCACTGCACATAATCGCTTTTCGGTTTGTAGGAACCTCTTCATAGCCACAGCTCTTGTGGACCCCAATTCTGCTGCTCTGGGATTTATTGGTATAGTTACCACGTAACGGCCAGCTGCAGTTCGGTAATGGGTGCTCTTAAAATTGTCTTCAACCCATTCATCATCCGCAGACGGCTAATATTTACAGCTCGGTTCTTCGATTTTCCAGAATTTCCTCAGCAATTGGTTAAGCTCTACATCTGAAGGTTCCGACGCGATGCACATTGTCTTGCCTGCACGTTCATGCCTTGGTTGAAGCTTGCCAAAAACGATCCAACCAAGGGACGAATCCTGCGCCGTCAATCCGGAACTGAATCTCTTGATGCACTCTCTGATGATTTCCGCCCATACCTGCGCTCCCAACAACATCTCTATTCTAGCTGGCTCACTGAATTTGGGATCAGCCAACTTAAGCTCACGCATTTCCTTCGCTTGTGCTTGCGATAAGCTTCTTGAAGGTAGGCAAGAAGTGATTTTCTTCACGACAAACATTTCGCATTCCAGATTGAAGCTCGGATCGATTGTAGACCGGATGCTAACATTCACCATTCCGGTCAGTCGCAAGGCAATGCTCGATCCAATGCCCTGCACAGAAAAAACGCAATATCGCTTGCTAATGCCCAATTTCTGCACGCACCGCTCTGTAACCAAGTTGACTTCACTTCCGCTGTCTAGAAGCGCCCTTGCCTCAACGGATTGTCCTGCTCTGATTTGCACCTTGACGCATGCTGTAGCTAGCAGTGCACATTGCACGTCATCGCTCTGAATTTGCTCTTGCTCCATGACAATGTCCGCCGATGCTGGGACATTCCCAACTACCTGCTGCTCTGCAGTCATCACCTTAGTTGATTGCTATTGTGGTGATATAGTTGGCATATCTTTGCTCTCTGGGTTCATGGTCGAACCCGCCACAGCCGCAAGTCCAGCTGCTGGCGCACGCTGTTCTGGACAAAGGACACTGTTGTGTTTCTTGTTGCACCTCCTGCAAGCTCCAGCGGAGCAGGATTGCGCAAAATGTCCTAGACGTAGGCAGTTCGAACATAACTTCCAGTTCCGCACCTTCTCGTTTCTGACTGGGACCGACAGTGCCAGAAAATCCCCACAGCGATAGAGAGGATGTGGCTCCTTGCACAGTGGGCACCTTGGTGACGTTGTTGCTCTGGGCATGCTCTGTCCAGCGTTGCTCTTCTGCACGATCCTCTGCACATTTCCGTCTTGCTTCTCTCTTCCTCATGCGCTCTGTTCGGTGTCGAAGAAGGCTGAATCGAGAGCAATCGCTCTGCGCTcaagaaattcgaaaaattcCTTTAGGGTTGCTATTTGACGCACGTCATCCCTGGTCATTTGccacagaaagaaaaaaaactttttatttattttttattgggccacaggcctcttacgctttattaattaatattaaatataacaaactaaGAAACCAGAATGATCCGCCGTCCAAGCGTCGCTGCGATCATTGGGGTTACATACGTATTATTGGGCTCCGCTGATCGGTTATGACTTTGCTTTTATAGTCTTTTAATGCTGACATTGCATTA
It encodes:
- the LOC129944324 gene encoding uncharacterized protein LOC129944324, yielding MPCELKTFVANRVSSIQELSGGHRWRHVRSDDNPADLASRGVTAEQLVRNKLWWHGPSWLVRNEDDWPGADAASIRQQPEEALKELKAPVVASARITKPAVLSVGDTSLIESKSTLQSILRITAFILRFVRNCKKRNNHQKTLPVTSVPLVSLEERDGALAYWARTEQHRAYHKEMQQLSQESSLEVSSSIISLNPFLDNKGTMRVGLRLQNSVLSYEIVHPIIVPARSTLSKLLIREAHLKTLHGGVQLCMHYIRHKFWIPTSRRAVKTYISRCITCFRQIKATSEQLMGSLPRDRVQPTRAFKHSGVDYAGPVQIKARSGRSKVVEKGYIAVFVCMVTKAIHLEPVSNLTSSAFLAAFQRFTGRRGACSVLWSDNATNFVEAYAELKRNGEQWKDRLPIEQVDSLGTE
- the LOC129944332 gene encoding uncharacterized protein LOC129944332; amino-acid sequence: MTAEQQVVGNVPASADIVMEQEQIQSDDVQCALLATACVKVQIRAGQSVEARALLDSGSEVNLVTERCVQKLGISKRYCVFSVQGIGSSIALRLTGMVNVSIRSTIDPSFNLECEMFVVKKITSCLPSRSLSQAQAKEMRELKLADPKFSEPARIEMLLGAQVWAEIIRECIKRFSSGLTAQDSSLGWIVFGKLQPRHERAGKTMCIASEPSDVELNQLLRKFWKIEEPSSGRYVVTIPINPRAAELGSTRAVAMKRFLQTEKRLCAVPELRQKYVDFMREYEELGHMKQVIGPSTRERAYHIPHHCVTKKFRVVFDASCKSVSGVSLNDVQFSGAKLQDDLSAIITRFRCFKIAVSADVEKMFRQVKVNPEQWDLQRIFWRESPNKPMREYRLTVVTYGMASSGFNAVRAMHQCASDDQESYPLAYKAILSNFYMDDMLTGADTQEQATSKCRQIISSLRAGGFKLSKFMSSSQRVLSKLTSTYSSERELTFPEDNNASMLCLVWNCAKDEISFKVRARDERVSNTKRAVVSAIARLYDPNGYLAPVIISAKILIQDLLRSGMGRANTHVHSADMAEVQRAAAALGSNKNSEMARQH